In Bosea sp. PAMC 26642, the DNA window CGCTCTCATCCGCCTGCAACGCCAGGCGATCCCGGACAAAGCCGCCAAGGACGCCTTGGATGAGACTGGCTCCCGCATCCAGGCCATCGCAGAGATTCACAAGCACCTCTACACGTCCGGGGACGTCACGTCGGTTGCACTGGATACCTACATGACCGCGCTGTTGGCGCAGCTCGAGCAAACACTTGCTTCAGGAGGATTTGGCGCTTCGATCAGACATGAGATCGAACCGGTCCGCGTTTCGACCAATGCTAGTATCAGCTTAGGCATCATCATCACCGAATGGGTCACCAATGCGTTCAAATACGCCTATGGCGGGCAGACTGGCGAAGTTCGGGTGCTCGCGCGTAAGCTCGATGACAAGCTCCTCGTCGCGGTCGAAGATGATGGTATCGGCATGTCGACCGGCGGACCGACGCGAGGCACCGGCGTGGGCTCCAAGATCGTCACGACCATCGCGCGGTCGCTCAAGGCAGAGGTCGATTATGTTAGCCGCAATCCGGGAACGGAAGCCCGTCTCGTGATGTCTGTCGAACCCGCCTAGCGCGGCGGCGCCACCCCAGGACTCGTCGGAGCATTTGCATGACACTCTCGCGCAGGGCGGTTTTAGGGGCGCTGGGGCTGGGTCCCACGTTTCCGTCCATAGGGAGATCGCAAGAGGCACCTCGCGGCATCACCACGCCGAAAAAATTCGGCAACTTCAACCCTGATGCTCCGAGGTGCACGGTCCCGCCTGGGCTCAGTAAGGTCTTGGTGTTCGCGCAGGACAATCAGCGCCAATTTGTCCAAGGCGCGGCGCGCGGGATGGCACTGGCCGCCAAGCAACGGGGTCTCGCATTTGAGATCGCTCTAGCCGACAACGATCCAAACGCTATGGTCGGGCACGTTCGCCGGGCGCTCGCCGATCGTGTCGGTGCACTGATTGCGGCTCCAATCAACGTCGCCACTCTTGCGCCCGTGATCAGGGAGTTCATCGCGCAAGGGGGATATGTCGGATCGATCGTGCCACCTCCGGCGACGACGATTCTCAATGCACCTCAATTGGCGACCGGCAAGGCGCTCGGAGATGCCGCTGCGGCTTACATTCGGACCCGATTGGGCGGCGAAGCTCGGGTCGTCCTTTTGACGCATGATTCGAACCAGTTCCTCGCGCAGCGCTTTGTGGCGATCCGCGCCGCTCTGAAGTCTGTCCCCGGGGCGCGCGTCATCGCTGACATTTCGCCGAAGACCGTCGATAAAGATGGCGGACAGGCGACCATGCGGACAATCTTGCTTGCGCATTCGCGCGTCGATGTCGTTCTTGGAGCCGACACCGTCGTTCTTGGGGCGTTAGCGGCGCTGCGCGAAGCGCGTCTCGCACGTGACGACCAGTTCATCGGCGGCATCGACGGCGAGCCAGAAGCCTTCGCAGAGATGCAAAAAGGCGGGCCTTATAAGGCCAGCGTCAGCTTGGCTTCGCCCATCTTTGGCTATGCTCTAGCTCAACACGCCGCCGATTGGTTAGAGGGAAGATCGGTGCCGCAAGGTCTTGATATCCTGCCGAGCCTGGTCTCCCGGGAAACTCAGAGCCGGTTCGAGCGTGATACCGCCGATCCTGCCGCAGTTTTTTACGACCAAGCTCGCCGCAATGCCTATTTGCGAGCCTATGGCAATAATTGCTATGATGATCGGTCCGATTTCGTCGATTTCGGCTGGTCTTCCGAATTAAAAGAATAGGCCATAAGCCGCGATCGACGTCGTGTGACGGCCACAGGCTCGAATGTCGACCTTTGCTCAACCGCCGCATGCCCGATTTGGCTGATTTTGATCAAATGTCCGAATCAAGGCTTTGTCGGAGAAAGTTGTACATCGTCACCGCCAGGCCCGCGTTCGCATTAACAAGAAAAGGCCAGGTAATCCTGGCGCATTTAAACGCCAACATAGACTGCATCGTGAGAGATATATCGCCGCGCGGCTCTGATCTTCATATCTGCGACCTTGTATAGCGGCACTGACGATCAGCTATCTAGGCAGGCGGCGCGCCGGCTTTGCTCATGCCCGCTGCGGTGATGAGCTGCGATATGGCGGTGATGACCTGTGTCAGCGCGTAGGGTTTCTGGATCATCAGGCTGTTCGGGACGCCTTTTGAGGCCCACTCTCCGGAGCTGTCCCCGCTCATGTAAACTAGGGGCATCTCCGCCACCAGCTCGCGGGCGCGTTGGCCTACATCCCAGCCGCTGGGACCTTGGCCGAGCCGGATATCCGTCAGTACTCCTTTGAACCGGCTCGCGTCTTTTTCGAGCTCATCAAGGGCTTTTTGGCCGGAACTGGTGACGACGCATTCGAATCCTGCGTGGGTGAGAGCATCTTCCAGGTCGAGCGCGATCAGGGTCTCGTCCTCCACGAGTAGCAAAGCTATCGACGTCATGCTTGTCTCAACTCTAGGTAATCGGACGTCCCGGGCGGCTCAGTTCGCAGTCTGCGTGAATACCAGCTAAGCCTTTACGTTGACAACAGGGCACCGGGATGATCGTCAACGCGTCCCAATTATCAAGATCCTGCGCGCTCGCTGCTTCACGGCAGGTTTGGCCGATGACGCTTTGCCACCGGACCTGCCAGTGCTACTTGAACCGCACTAGATGTATCGGCGGCGGGGAAGTTACAGGTGAGGTTATCGCTGGGCCTGCGCACGCTGGCTATCACGGGGGCGACGTTGCTGCCGGTACTAGGCGTGCTCGCCTATTCCGAATACACGCTGCGGGATAGCCGGCAGCGTGAAGTCGAACAGCTTGCCCTGAGCGTGGCGCGGCAGGCCGCTATCGAATTGGACCGACTCGCCGCCGGCGCAGAGGGGGTCCTGCAAGCCATCGCAAAAGCTCCAGTAGTTACCAGCCTGAACGAGGAGCTTTGCACACGGTACCTTGGTGAACTCAAACCAACCCTACCCCACTTCACGGCCATCGGAGTGTTCGATAAGGACGGATACTCGCGTTGCCGATCGGATGGTCTCGTTACCACGACATCTTTTGGTGACCGCAGGTATTTTCAGGACGCGCTCGCTGCCAAAGGCCATATGGTCATCGGCGAATATACGGTCAGTCGTGTTACCGGAAAACCGTCACTTCCGTTCGCCCTTGCTATCATGGCAGGCGATAATGCCGTGGGGGTAGTTGTTTCCGCGATCGACCTCGATTGGCTCGGGGCGAGCTTGCGGGCCCGCAAACTAGCGGACAATGCTTCGCTGACAATAGCCGACCGTAACGGCACCATACTCGCGCGCGAGCCACAGCCGCATCGATTTGTTGGCAACAAAATCCCTGACCAGTTCAAATCCCTACTGACGGCCGATACAGCTGGCACTGTAAACGTTAGGAGTCAGGATGGGACCGATCGCGTCCTAGGCTATGTGCCGGTATCAGAGGCGCCGACAGGCTTGTACGTCAGCGCCGGCATCTCACGGAACGACGCATTCGCGGCGGTCAACACCGCCACGCGCCGCAACCTGCTTATCGGCTTATGCGCGGGTGGGGTCTCGATCCTGCTCGGCTGGCTGCTTGGAAACCGCCTTCTTCGAGGGCCTGTGCTGCGAATTTCTGAAACGATTGCCGGCCGTCGGGCAGGAAATGAAGATCTTCGTACGCAGATGACCGCGGATCAGGGCGACATCGAGGCGCTAGGCGCGGAAATAGATGCCTACATGGACGAGTTAAACCGGGCGCGGGTCGAACGTGAACAGGGCGAGCAACACCGCACTATGCTCACGCACGAGCTCTCTCATCGGGTGAAGAATCTCTTGGCCACGGTCCAGGCAATCGCCAGTCAAACCTTCCGAAGCGGAAGTGACTTCAAGCTTAGCTTGGCGACGTTCAACGAACGACTGACGGCGTTGGGCAATGCCCAGGCACTGCTAGTGCTGGACCGGGCAGACGCAGCCACCGTAATGGAGGCTCTGTCGAGTGCAACCAGCGTTTTCGAGGCGGACCGCGGAGCCCGGTTCAGGCTCAACGGTCCGCCGATCGCTTTGAGTTCGGAGGCGGCGCTCAGTCTCGCCATGGCTACCCATGAGCTATGCACCAATGCCGTGAAGTATGGAGCTTTGAGCGTACCGGACGGCGTTGTCGAGGTGGATTGGGGCCTCTCGGAAGGCATGTTCAGGCTCCGCTGGGTCGAACGTGGGGGGCCGCCTGCAAGTCCGCCAAACCGACAAGGATTCGGCTCGCGGATGATAGAGCGGGTATTGGCGGGAGAGCTGGGCGGCAAGGCTCAGATGCGCTACGGCGCGGAAGGCTTCAGCTGCATTTTCGAGGCACCTGGAGCAGCCTTCACCAGCATTAAAGCTGCCGGCCCCGGCGTAGATGTGGATTAACGCTTATAAGCGCGTGTTTCCAAGGCAACTGCGGTTTTCCTCAATGGCCGCTGGCCGCATCGGTAGGAGGCTTCGCCGGCGTCTGTCCTGGGCCCGCGATTATTTTGAACGCCGTTATTTTTTGCCAAATCGAGGATTTCATTAGTCAACAGGGTTTCATGTCGTGGATTATCTGCGCGGAGGGGGACCGTTCAAAAGGGCTTCGAAGATCCCCGACTGAAACCGCAGTAAGATCTGCACGTCAAACGTTGCCGGCCCCGAATAACGAAACACTTGTTGACCTGCGTCTAGACGATCCATCCGAACTAATAGACTGTCGTCCAATTTTGCGTGGGTTCGACCAAGTTTTGCAGCAGTGAGCTGGGTTCGCGTTGATCAAATCGACGGCCAAACATAGGGTGTGAGCATCGCCAACGCCACCGCGCCGAGTGCTATTTTACCTGCCCCAGCGGTGACGACCGTG includes these proteins:
- a CDS encoding sugar ABC transporter substrate-binding protein, with the protein product MTLSRRAVLGALGLGPTFPSIGRSQEAPRGITTPKKFGNFNPDAPRCTVPPGLSKVLVFAQDNQRQFVQGAARGMALAAKQRGLAFEIALADNDPNAMVGHVRRALADRVGALIAAPINVATLAPVIREFIAQGGYVGSIVPPPATTILNAPQLATGKALGDAAAAYIRTRLGGEARVVLLTHDSNQFLAQRFVAIRAALKSVPGARVIADISPKTVDKDGGQATMRTILLAHSRVDVVLGADTVVLGALAALREARLARDDQFIGGIDGEPEAFAEMQKGGPYKASVSLASPIFGYALAQHAADWLEGRSVPQGLDILPSLVSRETQSRFERDTADPAAVFYDQARRNAYLRAYGNNCYDDRSDFVDFGWSSELKE
- a CDS encoding response regulator yields the protein MTSIALLLVEDETLIALDLEDALTHAGFECVVTSSGQKALDELEKDASRFKGVLTDIRLGQGPSGWDVGQRARELVAEMPLVYMSGDSSGEWASKGVPNSLMIQKPYALTQVITAISQLITAAGMSKAGAPPA
- a CDS encoding sensor histidine kinase; the protein is MRLSLGLRTLAITGATLLPVLGVLAYSEYTLRDSRQREVEQLALSVARQAAIELDRLAAGAEGVLQAIAKAPVVTSLNEELCTRYLGELKPTLPHFTAIGVFDKDGYSRCRSDGLVTTTSFGDRRYFQDALAAKGHMVIGEYTVSRVTGKPSLPFALAIMAGDNAVGVVVSAIDLDWLGASLRARKLADNASLTIADRNGTILAREPQPHRFVGNKIPDQFKSLLTADTAGTVNVRSQDGTDRVLGYVPVSEAPTGLYVSAGISRNDAFAAVNTATRRNLLIGLCAGGVSILLGWLLGNRLLRGPVLRISETIAGRRAGNEDLRTQMTADQGDIEALGAEIDAYMDELNRARVEREQGEQHRTMLTHELSHRVKNLLATVQAIASQTFRSGSDFKLSLATFNERLTALGNAQALLVLDRADAATVMEALSSATSVFEADRGARFRLNGPPIALSSEAALSLAMATHELCTNAVKYGALSVPDGVVEVDWGLSEGMFRLRWVERGGPPASPPNRQGFGSRMIERVLAGELGGKAQMRYGAEGFSCIFEAPGAAFTSIKAAGPGVDVD